A stretch of Kryptolebias marmoratus isolate JLee-2015 linkage group LG24, ASM164957v2, whole genome shotgun sequence DNA encodes these proteins:
- the lg24h1orf112 gene encoding uncharacterized protein C1orf112 homolog, which produces MSQTNTPLLDEVVQWSQETCRQELKSVLPKLTSLHFESESWDDHTRILKIIIDLFLPHIGLSELEDECFSKILPKAVTMFNSMMKEIMDQVGGLSSQNTELRALLRNILQGMIQLIDALSACVRHVGSFEEAPDLDAIRSLPTCILKVLRETFQHCKDSEVVYCGRLSLVADLLQGLFKEAYSLQKGLLELLERISLDSSASENIITEIVTVIHSLLDICSVISDLDMALHANTWKFLIKQSLKYQSLVEEHLHHGDIVNSLCDNLVASFHNSMELAEQIKQAGLEGSTQSPEYKLFQKTAKMCRFFANTLVHYIKEFKFFLTKYCSNFHHFYLQIISEFPPSLCAPVLPAALAGELSAAALVPMTAFLLQLLPLRRFAEVVLQPDLRLSPERELPQCLLLVSILGHLAGQPEEVQQLWYTGSQFSEDSPRLPLYQAIFISFRRCCTERKVPVLLPGVMLKGQAQVQVTLHHHICVQLCASVAVLPPAFFPVLERCLVDAVLQADTQTALLAEDVWCFTARYGSAELCLHHVHLIAQMVKACTTECYQLFHLGLLLKRMVFLMTPNHQMELVAHFPPSKVENLPVWQHVLLRALSQETYLHVQADIIGLTEKALNDWENGGYRLGQIDKVNAVLLSLLSVLRGQPSPGEQCVLSAVTVMTQLWSRMSPDQVHTYPVLQHTLHLLLSTTAFLVKNIEPQVIYQALLCLDAVVSKKCADHLLLAALEFLSSLGKIFIPPDTQGQILPRLSGLFKALLTDKSWLLHQHALEAFSYFAENTNHEEVISQSLSVEETKTKVVNYLSKTLNAREDAESRLLRLKQEAAVIEEHNKRQESKETVSNKQAAEAEVITNSEPCPKKARQETSTEEEYSRYIQTAQSALKALQALTERNEAPPPWLEDKLHELQTLIANIGSVRPTTS; this is translated from the exons ATGTCCCAGACCAACACTCCTCTCCTGGATGAGGTGGTGCAGTGGAGTCAGGAAACCTGTCGCCAGGAGCTCAAGTCTGTCCTGCCAAAGCTCACC TCTTTGCATTTTGAGTCAGAGAGTTGGGATGATCATACAC GTATACTGAAGATAATTATAGACCTGTTCCTCCCACATATTGGTTTGTCAGAGCTGGAAGATGAGTGCTTCTCCAAGATCTTGCCAAAG GCAGTGACAATGTTTAACAGCATGATGAAAGAAATTATGGATCAAGTTGGTGGGCTTTCAAGTCAAAATACTGAACTCCGTGCTTTGCTGAGGAACATTTTGCAG GGAATGATACAGTTAATCGATGCACTTTCCGCTTGTGTGCGACATGTCGGCTCATTTGAAGAAGCCCCCGACTTGGATGCTATTCGCTCTTTGCCGACTTGTATCCTGAAAGTTCTGAGGGAAACGTTTCAGCACTGCAAG GATAGTGAGGTGGTTTACTGTGGCCGTCTGTCCCTGGTGGCAGACCTGCTTCAAGGTCTCTTCAAGGAGGCCTATTCCCTGCAGAAGGGTCTGTTAGAGCTTCTAGAAAGGATTTCTTTGGACAGTAGTGCCTCAGAGAACATCATCACTGAGATTGTTACAG TGATTCATAGTCTTCTGGACATCTGCTCCGTCATCTCCGACCTGGACATGGCACTGCACGCAAACACCTGGAAGTTCCTCATCAA acAGAGTCTGAAGTACCAGTCCTTGGTGGAGGAACATCTGCATCACGGTGACATCGTCAACAGTCTGTGTGACAACTTGGTGGCCTCCTTCCACAACTCTATGGAACTGGCCGAACAGATCAAGCAAGCTGGTTTGGAG GGGTCAACACAAAGCCCAGAATACAAGCTGTTCCAGAAAACTGCGAAGATGTGCAGATTTTTTGCCAACACTTTGGTTCATTACATAAAG GAATTTAAATTTTTCCTGACAAAGTACTGTAGCAACTTTCACCATTTTTACCTCCAGATCATCAG TGAGTTCCCTCCCAGTTTGTGCGCTCCAGTGTTGCCCGCAGCCCTCGCCGGGGAGCTGAGTGCAGCAGCTCTGGTTCCCATGACTGCcttcctgctccagctgctgcctctAAGGCGTTTTGCTGAAGTTGTGCTCCAGCCGGATCTGC GGTTGAGTCCTGAACGGGAGCTTCCTCAGTGTCTCCTCCTGGTGAGCATCTTAGGACATCTAGCTGGCCAACCAGAGGAGGTCCAGCAGCTGTGGTACACTGGCAGCCAGTTCTCAGAAGACTCACCCAG GCTTCCACTTTACCAGGCTATCTTTATTAGCTTCCGACGATGTTGCACCGAGCGTAAGGTACCGGTGCTGCTGCCAGGGGTGATGTTAAAGGGGCAGGCCCAGGTCCAGGTCACTCTGCACCACCACATCTGTGTGCAGCTGTGTGCCAGTGTGGCTGTGCTCCCTCCTGCGTTCTTTCCTGTGCTT GAACGTTGTTTAGTTGACGCCGTGCTCCAAGCTGACACTCAAACAGCTCTGCTGGCAGAAGATGTTTGGTGCTTTACAGCACG TTATGGCTCAGCAGAACTTTGTCTACATCATGTCCACCTCATTGCTCAGATG GTGAAAGCGTGTACCACTGAGTGTTACCAGTTGTTCCACCTGGGACTGCTGCTGAAACGCATGGTTTTCCTTATGACGCCAAACCACCAG aTGGAGCTGGTGGCTCATTTCCCACCGTCGAAGGTGGAGAACCTTCCAGTTTGGCAGCACGTCCTCCTCAGAGCTCTTTCGCAGGAAACTTATCTGCATGTGCAGGCAGACATTATTGGCCTCACTGAAAAGGCGCTAAATGACTGGGAAAACGGAGGATACAGACTTGGACAAATAGACAAAGTG AACGCGGTGCTGTTATCCCTCCTATCAGTGCTCCGAGGGCAGCCGTCTCCTGGGGAACAATGCGTGTTATCTGCAGTGACGGTAATGACACAGCTGTGGTCTCGGATGAGTCCTGATCAG GTGCACACCTACCCAGTTCTTCAGCACACTCTGCATCTCCTCCTGTCAACCACAGCCTTTTTAGTGAAAAACATCGAGCCTCAAGTCATTTATCAG GCATTGTTGTGTCTGGATGCTGTGGTTTCGAAGAAATGTGCTGATCATCTGCTGCTGGCTGCCCTGGAGTTTCTCTCCTCCTTGGGAAAGATCTTTATCCCTCCAGACACTCAG GGTCAGATTCTTCCCAGACTGAGCGGCCTTTTCAAAGCCCTTCTGACGGACAAATCCTGGCTGCTACATCAGCACGCCCTAGAGGCCTTTTCATACTTTGCAGAG AATACAAACCACGAAGAGGTAATTTCCCAGAGTTTGAGtgtggaagaaacaaaaaccaaagtggTCAATTACCTTAGCAAG ACCCTGAATGCACGGGAAGATGCAGAGTCCCGGCTACTGAGGCTCAAACAGGAGGCGGCAGTAATCGAAGAGCACAATAAAAGACAAGAGAGCAAAGAAACTGTTTCCAACAAACAGGCTGCAGAAGCTGAAGTCATCACAAACTCTGAG CCGTGTCCGAAGAAAGCTCGACAGGAGACCAGCACAGAGGAGGAGTACAGCCGCTACATCCAGACAGCTCAGAGTGCTTTGAAAGCCCTCCAGGCTCTAACAGAGAGGAACGAAGCTCCTCCACCGTGGCTGGAAGACAAACTGCACGAGCTGCAGACCCTCATAGCAAACATCGGTTCAGTCAGACCCACAACCTCGTAg
- the si:dkey-51e6.1 gene encoding 14 kDa phosphohistidine phosphatase, producing the protein MAEALAKVPDVEIDPEGTFKYILVRVKVKGGDAQKDIVRGTKSAEYHNHIFDKVSPALEALGMECKCLGGGKIEHNSKEKKIRVFGESTAFGKAEHFASAEKLKTVFTDYEITWSDDKK; encoded by the exons ATGGCAGAGGCTCTGGCTAAAGTTCCCGACGTAGAGATCGACCCAGAAGgaacttttaaatatattttagtgaGAGTGAAAGTGAAAGGTGGCGACGCGCAGAAAGACATAGTGCGGGGCACCAAAAGTGCAGAGTACCACA ATCATATATTTGACAAGGTCAGTCCAGCTCTGGAGGCCTTAGGGATGGAGTGTAAATGCCTTGGAGGAGGGAAGATTGAGCACAACAGCAAGGAGAAGAAAATCAGGGTGTTTGGGGAGTCGACT gctTTTGGCAAAGCAGAACACTTTGCGTCTGCAGAGAAGCTGAAGACTGTCTTCACTGACTATGAAATCACTTGGTCTGATGACAAGAAATGA
- the LOC108230695 gene encoding E-selectin-like: protein MSSSWTCIIFLCSMLCTWTSVECWSYFYSNDTMNWETARAWCKNHYTDMVAIQNRAEIEHLSSWLPRKATYYWIGIRKVENVWTWVGTNKSLTAEATNWAVGEPNNGKDGNNGKKKHNAEKSEDCVEMYIKRESQAGKWNDEWCMKKKTALCFSAACKHDSCLYGECVETINSHRCECTPGFYGEKCQHVHKCDKDEVIAPPKGSVSCTSMYGDFAYNCSCQYSCEEGYELSTPGPQRCNETGKWTKTSPTCELVQCRSLIAPPNGSLLKSSDPLGLSSYRSTRVFTCDEGYEMDELSSDTLQCESSGDWNASRPSCVAVQCSALQDLENGFVSCEDQSKMRFSYKKSCSFSCDAGYRLVGPSRVTCTSAAEWSEKIPHCEAITCQKPEAGAQMIILCSESELHPNSTCSFSCEPGFELQGTNTVKCSEEGRWNETMPSCKAVQCPALQHPDHGILSCVDDAEMRFTYGKTCSFSCAPGYRLVGPSRLTCTAAADWSEQIPRCEAIICKFPETEAQVITECNKPLTELGLNSTCSFSCEPGFELQGANTTTCTENGLWNEATPTCEAVRCPLLMAPEHGHINCSNHEPVFNSQCFFTCDQDYSLKGHKMLICGHHGNWTGKNPTCQALSPSTTVIATSVAAAGTALASGLSLAMWILKRLRQKASKFELNSNSDIEEPPQVYKNSIDSLL, encoded by the exons ATGTCTTCTTCGTGGACCTGCATCATCTTTCTTTGTTCAA TGCTGTGCACGTGGACCAGTGTAGAGTGCTGGTCTTACTTCTACTCAAACGACACCATGAACTGGGAGACAGCTCGAGCCTGGTGCAAGAATCACTACACAGACATGGTGGCGATCCAGAACCGGGCGGAGATTGAGCATCTGAGCAGCTGGCTGCCCAGGAAAGCGACTTACTACTGGATCGGGATCCGCAAGGTTGAGAACGTCTGGACATGGGTCGGGACGAACAAATCTCTGACAGCTGAAGCCACCAACTGGGCAGTAGGTGAACCGAACAATGGGAAAGATGGAAACAATGGGAAGAAAAAGCACAACGCAGAGAAATCTGAGGATTGTGTGGAGATGTACATTAAGAGGGAGAGTCAAGCAGGAAAATGGAATGATGAGTGgtgcatgaaaaaaaagacagctttgTGCTTTTCAG CTGCCTGTAAGCATGACTCATGCCTCTATGGAGAATGTGTCGAGACCATCAATAGCCACAGGTGTGAATGCACTCCAGGGTTTTACGGAGAAAAGTGCCAACATG ttcATAAATGTGACAAAGATGAGGTAATCGCCCCACCTAAAGGAAGTGTGAGTTGCACTTCTATGTACGGAGATTTTGCCTACAACTGCTCTTGTCAGTATTCCTGTGAGGAAGGATACGAGCTGAGCACACCAGGACCTCAGAGATGCAATGAGACAGGAAAGTGGACTAAGACATCACCTACATGTGAAT TGGTTCAGTGTCGCAGTTTGATTGCACCTCCAAACGGCTCACTGCTGAAGAGCTCAGACCCTCTGGGACTCTCCAGCTACCGATCCACCCGTGTCTTTACCTGTGATGAAGGATATGAGATGGATGAACTCTCGTCTGACACCCTGCAATGTGAATCATCAGGAGACTGGAATGCCTCACGGCCGTCATGTGTCG CTGTCCAGTGTTCTGCTCTCCAGGATTTAGAGAATGGCTTTGTCTCATGTGAGGATCAATCAAAAATGAGGTTCAGCTAcaagaagagctgcagcttcagctgtGATGCTGGCTACCGTCTGGTTGGACCGAGCAGGGTCACttgcacatctgcagctgagtGGAGTGAGAAGATACCTCATTGTGAAG CTATCACTTGCCAGAAACCTGAAGCAGGAGCTCAAATGATTATTCTGTGCAGTGAATCAGAACTGCACCCAAACTccacctgcagcttcagctgtGAACCAGGCTTTGAACTGCAGGGAACGAACACCGTTAAATGTTCTGAGGAAGGGCGGTGGAATGAGACCATGCCTAGCTGTAAAG ctgTTCAGTGTCCAGCTCTCCAGCACCCAGACCATGGCATTCTCAGTTGCGTAGACGATGCAGAAATGAGGTTCACTTATggaaaaacctgcagcttcagctgtGCACCTGGTTATCGTCTGGTGGGGCCGAGCAGGCTCACctgcacagcagcagctgactgGAGCGAGCAGATACCTCGCTGTGAAG CCATCATTTGCAAGTTTCCAGAAACAGAAGCTCAGGTCATCACAGAGTGCAACAAACCTTTGACTGAACTGGGGCTTAACTccacctgcagcttcagctgtGAACCAGGCTTTGAACTGCAGGGAGCGAACACCACCACATGCACTGAGAATGGACTCTGGAATGAAGCCACACCGACCTGCGAAG CTGTTAGATGCCCTCTCCTCATGGCTCCTGAACACGGTCATATCAACTGCTCCAACCACGAGCCAGTTTTCAATTCCCAATGCTTCTTCACATGTGATCAAGATTACTCCCTAAAAGGGCATAAGATGCTGATTTGTGGTCATCATGGCAACTGGACTGGAAAGAATCCAACCTGTCAAg CTCTTTCCCCTTCGACTACTGTCATTGCCACCAGTGTGGCAGCAGCTGGCACTGCGCTGGCGTCTGGTCTGTCTCTGGCCATGTGGATCCTGAAACGACTGAGGCAGAAAGCATCCAAGTTTGAGTTGAACAG caactCTGACATTGAAGAGCCCCCGCAAGTCTACAAAAACAGCATCGACAGCCTCCTATAG